One window of Legionella pneumophila subsp. pneumophila str. Philadelphia 1 genomic DNA carries:
- a CDS encoding HlyD family secretion protein: MKKLMEYGGKIKEYLLRLKPKRWFTLTNVIIFIGFLTAIIYVFSYLIPFTDNAFVVNNVRPVAALTSGYITELYVKNGDAVRKGQKLFTVFKKPYEYTVEQLSADLAGAQAKLAVLKATYERDLKLSGNEQKIYKKLAQDDQKYLKGYAIKSVSLITLQNSQQETKAAKDKWQASLKQLEIDQHQITVQENEIKSIQARLKNAKVNLDLTDVYAQGNGVIQNLFFTIGTPVNINQPLFSLVDQDNIYIQANFNETDLRDVRKGSKVLIFPRMYLGRKIFHGVIDSDYWSANRQLVDDRTQLQNVINENQWILLPQRLPVIIKVTDPDPKYPLRVGASAYVYVEVY, from the coding sequence ATGAAAAAATTGATGGAATATGGTGGAAAAATAAAAGAGTACTTGCTTCGTTTAAAACCAAAACGCTGGTTTACTCTTACTAATGTCATTATTTTTATCGGTTTTCTTACTGCAATTATCTATGTTTTTTCCTATTTGATCCCTTTTACTGATAATGCGTTTGTAGTAAACAATGTACGTCCGGTTGCGGCATTAACAAGCGGATATATAACTGAGCTTTATGTAAAAAATGGTGATGCAGTGCGTAAGGGACAAAAACTATTTACCGTATTCAAAAAGCCGTATGAATACACAGTTGAACAGCTCAGTGCTGATTTAGCTGGAGCACAGGCAAAGTTGGCAGTATTAAAAGCTACGTACGAACGGGATTTGAAGCTTAGCGGGAATGAGCAAAAAATATATAAAAAGTTGGCGCAAGATGATCAAAAATACCTTAAAGGGTATGCTATAAAATCTGTTTCTCTGATTACCCTGCAAAACTCCCAGCAAGAAACAAAAGCAGCTAAAGATAAATGGCAGGCTTCATTAAAACAACTTGAAATAGATCAGCATCAAATAACAGTTCAGGAGAATGAAATAAAATCCATTCAGGCCCGGTTAAAAAATGCCAAAGTCAATTTGGATTTAACGGATGTTTATGCTCAGGGTAATGGAGTTATTCAAAATTTGTTTTTTACCATAGGAACTCCAGTCAATATCAATCAGCCATTATTCTCATTGGTTGATCAGGATAATATTTATATTCAGGCCAATTTTAACGAGACGGATTTGCGTGATGTGCGCAAGGGCTCAAAGGTATTGATATTTCCAAGAATGTATTTAGGAAGAAAAATATTTCATGGTGTTATTGATTCGGATTATTGGTCCGCGAATAGGCAATTGGTAGATGATCGCACTCAGCTGCAAAATGTTATCAATGAAAATCAATGGATTTTATTGCCCCAGCGCCTTCCTGTTATTATCAAGGTTACTGACCCTGACCCTAAATATCCGCTTCGTGTAGGAGCTAGTGCTTATGTCTATGTCGAAGTTTATTGA
- a CDS encoding FUSC family protein: MHDTSALKKKLDYARFIHLVIMFMVAMLIFLFSTFPEKWWVLITVLSVSAGIEPGLIIRRAKHRIGGTLLALIILIPLLYLLQLNYRLISILFVLAIVGLSVATLNTRRYDISVFFITLVVFFLMAQTEEATSPRGPFEMVLNRGICTLFGVFIVLAGDYFLFQAYRYSHRLYFFHQVIVYDFLNDIVRKIDESNTEKINTLLFVEKLRGQFTEHYLPISISSENLKLDFKTSEHTKKRIDIFQETIWEIRRLVFALCISEFVLHSSTASEQHLQRFKLLMNKARTHFIQFEGRY, translated from the coding sequence ATGCATGATACTTCAGCATTGAAGAAAAAACTTGATTATGCTCGATTTATTCATCTAGTCATCATGTTCATGGTTGCCATGCTCATTTTTTTGTTTTCGACTTTTCCCGAAAAGTGGTGGGTATTGATCACCGTCTTGTCAGTAAGTGCGGGTATTGAACCAGGATTGATTATCAGAAGAGCTAAACACAGGATAGGAGGGACACTGTTGGCTCTCATCATTTTGATTCCCTTACTCTATTTATTGCAATTGAACTATCGATTGATATCAATCTTATTTGTTCTGGCGATAGTTGGTTTGAGTGTTGCTACCTTAAACACAAGACGTTACGACATTAGTGTATTTTTTATTACTTTAGTTGTCTTTTTTTTGATGGCACAAACTGAAGAGGCGACATCGCCTCGTGGTCCTTTTGAGATGGTTCTTAATCGAGGCATATGTACACTGTTTGGTGTTTTTATTGTGTTGGCAGGCGATTATTTTTTATTTCAGGCATACCGTTATTCTCATAGGCTTTATTTTTTTCATCAGGTGATAGTTTATGATTTTTTAAATGATATTGTGCGAAAAATAGACGAATCCAATACAGAAAAAATTAATACATTGCTCTTTGTAGAGAAATTACGTGGCCAATTCACCGAGCATTATCTCCCGATATCCATCAGCTCCGAAAATTTGAAACTGGATTTTAAAACAAGTGAACACACTAAAAAAAGAATTGATATTTTTCAAGAAACGATTTGGGAAATACGACGCTTGGTTTTTGCATTATGTATTTCAGAGTTTGTTTTACATTCCTCAACGGCATCTGAACAGCATTTGCAACGATTTAAGTTACTGATGAATAAAGCTCGAACCCATTTTATTCAGTTTGAAGGTCGTTATTAA
- a CDS encoding winged helix-turn-helix transcriptional regulator — protein sequence MSHPHYSVYNEKCPSQNVLEGISDKWSILVISLLSQKIYRFGELKREIGGISPKMLTQTLLKLERYGFVQRQSYPVLPMKVEYSLTRLGKELSAILVLLTRWTETNMDKIINAEKTFCEQRLGCHA from the coding sequence ATGTCTCATCCTCATTATAGTGTTTATAACGAGAAGTGCCCATCACAAAATGTACTTGAAGGTATAAGTGATAAATGGTCTATATTGGTCATTAGCCTTTTATCCCAAAAAATATACCGTTTTGGAGAGTTAAAACGTGAAATCGGTGGAATATCACCTAAAATGTTGACGCAAACATTACTGAAATTGGAGCGATATGGCTTTGTCCAAAGACAATCTTATCCTGTTTTACCTATGAAGGTTGAGTATTCATTAACCAGATTGGGTAAGGAATTAAGTGCCATATTGGTTTTACTTACTCGTTGGACTGAAACCAATATGGATAAAATAATCAATGCGGAAAAAACATTTTGCGAACAGAGGCTTGGTTGTCATGCTTGA
- a CDS encoding glycine-rich domain-containing protein yields the protein MHPDLKDLLDYRNHKIITRYNMDYPTAAMQAEEALHELMKFIWLCHKHKTDKLLYPDDKNLDFSCVIHAEMADIDKMWHTFLLFTRDYHEFCDTRLNGIFFHHDPLIGENTPVSEEDYTLELTRYLTYIHDHLGSETLIKWFQ from the coding sequence ATGCATCCTGACTTAAAAGACTTACTTGATTACAGAAATCATAAAATTATTACCAGATATAATATGGATTACCCAACTGCAGCCATGCAAGCTGAAGAGGCATTACATGAATTAATGAAATTTATTTGGCTCTGCCATAAACATAAAACAGATAAATTACTTTATCCTGATGATAAAAATCTGGATTTCTCTTGTGTCATTCATGCTGAAATGGCTGATATTGACAAGATGTGGCATACTTTTCTTTTATTCACCAGAGATTATCATGAGTTTTGTGATACCCGTCTCAACGGAATTTTTTTTCATCATGACCCTTTAATTGGGGAAAATACCCCTGTTTCTGAAGAGGATTATACTCTGGAGTTGACCCGCTATTTAACCTATATCCATGACCATTTAGGTTCGGAAACTTTAATCAAATGGTTTCAATAA
- a CDS encoding class I SAM-dependent methyltransferase, with amino-acid sequence MNKRNWTAYYNSTKQNTLPRKSLLKAIANFDKEKINLSKSAIDLGCGAGIDVMELLRCGWSVIAIDSQLSAIDSLLSSAQELTCANKLKTIISSFEALDSLPKVNLINASFSLPFLKPVYFYKFWSVILKGLKPGGRFSGSFFGFNDFWNTRTDMTFLNREMICHLFSQFKIEYFQEEEKDEMDALGYYKHWHKFFIVAKKIA; translated from the coding sequence ATGAATAAAAGAAATTGGACGGCTTATTATAATTCTACGAAACAAAACACTCTCCCCAGAAAGTCTTTGCTTAAAGCAATTGCAAATTTTGATAAGGAAAAGATCAATCTATCTAAATCGGCAATCGATTTGGGATGTGGTGCTGGTATCGATGTTATGGAACTTTTGCGATGCGGTTGGTCTGTGATTGCCATTGATTCACAATTATCTGCTATAGACAGTTTGCTTTCTTCAGCTCAAGAATTAACATGCGCAAACAAATTAAAAACAATAATTTCTTCATTTGAGGCTTTGGATTCACTCCCTAAAGTAAACTTGATTAACGCCAGCTTTAGCCTTCCATTTCTCAAGCCAGTTTACTTTTATAAATTCTGGAGCGTTATTTTAAAAGGGCTTAAGCCAGGTGGTCGATTTTCTGGTTCGTTTTTTGGTTTTAATGACTTCTGGAACACCAGAACGGATATGACTTTTTTAAATCGGGAAATGATTTGCCATTTGTTTTCCCAATTCAAAATTGAATATTTTCAAGAAGAAGAAAAGGATGAAATGGATGCTTTGGGTTATTATAAGCATTGGCATAAATTTTTTATTGTAGCCAAAAAAATCGCATAA
- the ankJ gene encoding Dot/Icm T4SS effector AnkJ/LegA11, whose translation MIKMGRSEMKIASAELRELMKAVSEGHYETVNTILDKDPELVNQYAPPTYDSPLARVLNKKHIDYKMLDILVKHHVDFDYPINYHKETPIELACKNQDLQLFKYLVQHNAPISEQAPHFLLVNSTNIKYLTEDKIKNTCEIIKLMGGLEAVSSKCDAEGNRFGEQARKSQLINRFGGIVKYDYMQLLQSVYPIVDREVDAPTIHGSTEVLTNLLNKIRGQFSSKETYDQQNLKDSISLFFMTGGEIPPSRKVPESRFEEAGIDTPKNAL comes from the coding sequence GTGATTAAAATGGGTAGAAGTGAAATGAAAATAGCATCAGCTGAATTGCGTGAATTGATGAAGGCAGTATCTGAAGGTCATTATGAAACTGTCAATACTATACTGGATAAAGATCCTGAGCTTGTAAATCAGTACGCCCCCCCCACTTATGATTCACCCCTGGCTAGAGTATTAAATAAAAAACACATTGACTACAAAATGCTTGATATTTTGGTTAAGCACCATGTTGATTTTGATTATCCTATCAACTATCACAAAGAGACACCAATTGAATTGGCTTGTAAAAATCAGGATCTTCAATTATTCAAGTACTTAGTCCAACACAATGCCCCCATTTCAGAACAAGCACCACATTTCCTGCTGGTGAATAGCACCAATATCAAATACCTGACTGAAGATAAAATTAAAAACACCTGTGAAATTATTAAATTAATGGGTGGTTTGGAAGCTGTTTCTTCTAAATGTGATGCTGAAGGTAATCGCTTTGGAGAACAAGCAAGGAAATCACAATTAATCAATCGCTTCGGTGGTATAGTAAAGTACGATTACATGCAATTGCTGCAATCAGTTTATCCAATTGTTGATAGAGAAGTAGATGCTCCAACCATCCATGGCTCTACTGAAGTACTTACCAATCTGCTCAATAAAATTAGGGGGCAGTTCAGCTCAAAAGAAACATACGATCAACAAAATTTAAAAGATTCCATTAGTCTTTTCTTTATGACCGGTGGAGAAATACCTCCTTCAAGAAAAGTTCCAGAGAGTCGTTTTGAAGAAGCTGGCATAGATACCCCTAAAAACGCACTTTAA
- the ceg14 gene encoding Dot/Icm T4SS effector Ceg14/sidL codes for MQNLDEILKKLRKDLKKTSKETTEKLSVLSKKVAEDVVKVSNQTVQKINEVTKKFTVDTTVSTIDTQKILDDFMKNIRFSRFKQIWQAIEKTPKSKHILLKSLFLKGLLTHNKPLLEEIIRQIELIPYSSDLEMLGAFSQDKAHPLSPELLEFVQEMLANESEKVLLTILMNAFQSIPELSLDSKTGTLSMKTKKALLPLLIEKVDTSIAKSIMSQLTDISFDSVLPAFRPSIGDPSYQKTNINLNKYLSLVGNKTDISEFLILTIGLFTSLKIGDKGFLQELSADYLFVRYDDCLHKIIEKLKEKEVIEQLGEKEVQKILEASGNLKRFKPTSNNPRRFFETRLAQYINGLSHSEKTIEIDSIGEDKEPEDEELRDNTLKACNKILQFFLGDCGRVDTPREMEQKICIFANGYKDTSKFTKKEVEFITGVLHHAGAHKGRDRVERDKLTGIKERKFETDSEKVGSDVWNCGGGVMKGCSPVFYDAQRDPMRNMLVDSSTVAPDNKEGKQWFWNNNRQYSSYVGSISGHTCNIVGMLAKYMTEYKEDLDLQNDINLFLIQVIGVYAKRGFHAMLEVIDVLHDPYVQDIFKGYGVQVNLYSYFKENPELAGFLQHAMNDATTYTQALVNKKHVKEALKSNSFFSKKDEESGDKKNDHTPKDGTVYGC; via the coding sequence ATGCAAAACTTAGATGAGATTCTAAAGAAACTGAGAAAAGATCTGAAAAAGACTTCGAAGGAAACGACTGAGAAGCTCAGTGTTTTATCAAAGAAAGTTGCTGAAGATGTGGTTAAGGTATCCAATCAAACGGTTCAAAAAATTAACGAAGTAACCAAAAAATTCACCGTAGATACTACAGTCAGCACTATTGACACCCAAAAAATTTTAGATGATTTTATGAAAAATATACGTTTTTCTCGATTTAAGCAGATTTGGCAAGCAATTGAGAAAACACCGAAATCCAAGCATATATTGTTAAAATCTCTCTTCTTAAAAGGGCTATTGACTCATAATAAACCTCTACTTGAAGAAATTATACGACAAATTGAATTAATACCTTACTCAAGTGATCTGGAGATGCTCGGTGCTTTTAGTCAGGACAAAGCACATCCGCTCTCACCTGAGCTTCTGGAGTTTGTGCAAGAGATGCTTGCCAATGAAAGTGAGAAAGTATTACTCACTATTCTGATGAATGCTTTTCAGTCTATTCCTGAATTGTCTCTTGATAGCAAGACAGGGACTTTAAGCATGAAAACTAAAAAAGCCTTACTGCCTCTTTTAATTGAAAAAGTGGATACTTCGATTGCAAAATCAATCATGTCACAATTAACTGATATCTCATTTGATTCTGTATTACCCGCATTTCGTCCATCGATTGGTGATCCCAGCTATCAGAAAACGAACATAAACTTGAACAAATACTTGTCTCTAGTTGGTAACAAAACAGATATTTCAGAATTTTTAATATTAACGATTGGTCTTTTTACTTCCTTAAAAATTGGAGATAAGGGGTTTTTGCAAGAATTATCGGCTGATTATTTATTTGTTCGATATGATGACTGCTTGCATAAAATAATAGAAAAACTAAAGGAAAAAGAAGTAATAGAACAATTAGGAGAAAAAGAAGTTCAAAAAATTCTGGAAGCTTCTGGAAACCTTAAGCGGTTTAAACCGACAAGTAATAACCCAAGACGATTTTTTGAAACTCGCCTTGCTCAGTACATTAACGGCCTTTCCCACTCAGAAAAGACCATTGAAATTGATTCGATAGGAGAAGATAAAGAGCCTGAAGATGAGGAATTGAGAGATAACACATTGAAGGCATGTAATAAAATTCTGCAATTCTTTTTGGGTGATTGTGGAAGAGTTGATACTCCACGAGAGATGGAACAAAAAATTTGTATCTTTGCCAATGGTTATAAGGATACCTCTAAATTTACCAAGAAAGAAGTCGAATTTATTACCGGTGTATTACATCATGCTGGAGCGCATAAAGGGCGCGATAGGGTTGAGCGGGATAAATTGACGGGCATTAAAGAAAGAAAATTTGAGACTGACTCAGAAAAAGTAGGTTCAGATGTATGGAATTGTGGCGGTGGAGTCATGAAAGGCTGTTCGCCTGTCTTTTATGATGCCCAACGCGACCCCATGCGTAATATGCTAGTGGATTCATCGACTGTTGCGCCTGATAACAAAGAGGGAAAACAATGGTTTTGGAATAATAACCGCCAGTATTCGTCTTACGTAGGATCGATTTCCGGGCATACTTGTAATATTGTAGGTATGTTAGCCAAGTATATGACAGAATATAAAGAAGATCTCGATCTGCAAAACGACATCAATCTTTTTCTTATTCAGGTAATCGGTGTTTATGCCAAGCGTGGTTTTCATGCCATGCTTGAGGTCATTGATGTTCTTCATGATCCTTATGTACAAGACATATTCAAAGGATATGGTGTTCAAGTTAACCTTTATAGCTATTTTAAAGAAAACCCTGAGCTTGCTGGATTCCTGCAGCATGCGATGAATGATGCAACCACTTATACTCAGGCTCTTGTTAATAAGAAGCATGTTAAGGAAGCACTCAAATCAAATTCATTCTTCAGTAAGAAAGACGAAGAGAGTGGAGATAAGAAAAACGACCATACGCCAAAAGATGGAACTGTTTATGGGTGCTAA